A section of the Paralichthys olivaceus isolate ysfri-2021 chromosome 14, ASM2471397v2, whole genome shotgun sequence genome encodes:
- the erlec1 gene encoding endoplasmic reticulum lectin 1: MTAGLLLVVVVVGGLLEVCGGVSANRGGYPSFTDEIPFKITWPDAEFTLPTSGALYREDNFVIMTTTEKEKYKCLLPSLTGGDEDNNKEYSGPGPGDMLEPLFKRNSCSYRIESYWTYEVCHGKHIRQYHEEKETGQKISLQEYFLGNLAHKSQSTETDKVEEAEDVKSTAETEVPTKNIEGQLTPYYSMEMGNGTPCTLKENEPRSTSVLYVCHPEAKHEILSVAEVTTCEYEVVVLTPLLCAHPKYRFKSSPVNAIFCQALAGSPMRPQRLAQLDKEQEENLKPPFSATSEAREEEAPPVREEAFTSTHKPMTVGGQTQVTVGTTHISRLTDDQLIKEFLSGSYCLHGGVGWWKYEFCYGRHVHQYHEDKEQGKNIVVVGSWNAEEHVEWANKNVARSYQLKEDGVQKVKLVSHFYGHGDVCDMTGKPRQVIVKLKCKESESPHAVTVYMLEPQTCQYILGVESPVICRILDTADEYGLLSLSS, encoded by the exons ATGACGGCTGGGCTGctcttggtggtggtggtggtcggGGGGCTGCTGGAGGTCTGCGGCGGCGTGTCGGCGAACAGAGGAGGTTACCCTTCGTTTACAGACGAAATCCCGTTTAAAATCACCTGGCCAGACGCTGAGTTCACGCTG ccGACGTCAGGTGCACTCTACCGCGAGGATAACTTTGTCATCATGACAACAACAGAGAAGGAGAAGTACAAGTGTCTCCTGCCCTCCCTGACAGGTGGAGATGAG GATAACAATAAGGAGTACAGTGGGCCGGGGCCGGGTGACATGCTGGAGCCGCTGTTCAAACGAAACAGCTGCTCTTACAGG ATAGAGTCGTACTGGACATATGAGGTTTGCCATGGAAAGCACATACGACAGTATCATGAAGAGAAGGAGACTGGCCAG AAAATTAGTCTTCAAGAATACTTCCTGGGAAATTTGGCTCATAAGAGCCAGTCGACAGAGACAG ataAAGTTGAAGAAGCAGAAGATGTCAAATCAACAGCTGAAACAGAA GTGCCCACTAAGAACATAGAGGGTCAGCTCACTCCCTACTACTCAATGGAAATGGGGAACGGGACTCCCTGCACGCTGAAAGAGAACGAGCCTCGCTCCACGTCGGTGCTGTACGTGTGTCATCCTGAGGCCAAGCACGAGATCCTGTCTGTCGCAGAAGTCACAACCTGTGAATATGAGGTGGTGGTGTTGACACCACTGCTTTGTGCTCACCCAAAGTACAG GTTTAAGTCGTCCCCGGTGAACGCAATCTTCTGTCAGGCTCTGGCTGGCTCCCCTATGCGACCTCAGCGGCTCGCCCAGCTGGACAAGGAGCAAGAGGAGAACCTTAAACCGCCTTTCAGCGCCACCTCGGAGGCGAGAGAG GAGGAGGCGCCACCAGTGAGGGAGGAGGCCTTCACCTCCACTCACAAACCCATGACGGTTGGAGGGCAGACTCAGGTCACTGTGGGCACCACCCACATCTCTCGTTTGACAGATGACCAGCTAATCAAGGAGTTCCTCAGTGGCTCGTACTGTCTGCATGGG GGAGTAGGCTGGTGGAAATATGAATTCTGTTATGGAAGGCATGTCCATCAGTACCATGAG GATAAAGAGCAAGGGAAGAACATTGTAGTGGTGGGGAGCTGGAATGCAGAGGAACACGTCGAGTGGGCCAATAAAAATGTTGCCAGATCCTACCAGCTCAAAGAAGACGGCGTGCAGAAAGTCAA GTTGGTTTCCCACTTCTACGGCCACGGGGATGTTTGTGATATGACAGGGAAGCCCAGACAGGTCATTGTCAAGCTCAA ATGTAAAGAGTCCGAGTCTCCACATGCCGTCACTGTCTATATGCTGGAGCCTCAGACTTGTCAGTACATCCTTGGG GTCGAGTCTCCAGTCATATGCAGGATTCTGGACACTGCAGATGAATATGGACTTCTGTCGCTCTCCAGCTAA
- the gpr75 gene encoding probable G-protein coupled receptor 75: MNTTVTPSDLVDVPRHQSVNGTLGNQTPSGWAVIHTATLTFCSLLLIFIFCLGSYGNLVVFLSFFDPAFRKFRTNFDFMILNLSFCDLFICCVTAPMFALVLFLDAGGGDGVSKSFCFAFHLTSSGFIIMSLETVAVIALHRLRMVLGQQPNRTASFPRTLVLTALLWTSSFTMASLLTMRAYPHRDGPCLPYFGLGGGQARVVLYVYLADFAFCVAVVSVSYLMIAQTLRKNAQVRKCPIITVDATCPPPPPPLIAAGFESMQCAVQGPSLYRNQTYNKLQNVQTHSYANRTGHPLVPGAAQGATCCQLVSTVNLATAKDSKAVVTCVVIVFSVLLCCLPMGVSLAQDVLSPESSFAHYQFELCGFVLIFLKSGINPFVYSRNSAGLRRRVLCCIQWAALGFLCCKQKTRLHAMGKGSLEVNRNKSSHHETNSAYVLSPKPQRRLVDQACGPSHSRDCVGSPRATGARKPRPPSTSTPINTRIEPYYSIYNSSPSAGPSSPTSLQPVSSQTFAFAKSYVAMHYHTHQDALQDFESTSVHQIPIPSV; the protein is encoded by the coding sequence ATGAACACCACTGTTACACCATCAGACCTGGTGGATGTGCCGAGACATCAGTCCGTCAATGGCACCCTGGGCAACCAAACTCCATCCGGCTGGGCCGTGATTCACACCGCCACCTTGACCTTCTGCTCCCTGCTCCTGATCTTCATCTTCTGCCTGGGCTCCTATGGGAACCTCGTGGTGTTCCTGTCCTTCTTCGACCCGGCCTTCCGCAAGTTTCGCACAAACTTCGACTTCATGATCCTCAACCTGTCCTTCTGTGACCTGTTCATTTGCTGTGTGACTGCTCCCATGTTCGCACTGGTGCTCTTCCTGGATGCAGGCGGAGGGGACGGCGTGTCGAAGAGCTTTTGCTTTGCCTTCCACCTGACCAGCTCGGGCTTCATCATCATGTCCCTGGAGACGGTTGCTGTCATCGCCCTGCACAGACTGCGCATGGTTTTGGGACAGCAGCCCAACCGCACCGCCTCCTTCCCCCGCACGCTGGTCCTCACCGCCCTGTTGTGGACGTCCAGCTTCACCATGGCCTCCCTCCTGACCATGAGAGCGTACCCTCATAGAGATGGACCCTGCTTGCCCTACTTTGGCCTGGGAGGTGGACAGGCAAGGGTTGTGTTGTATGTCTATCTGGCAGACTTTGCCTTTTGTGTAGCTGTGGTGTCTGTGTCCTACTTGATGATTGCGCAAACCCTGAGGAAGAATGCACAAGTGAGGAAATGCCCCATCATCACAGTAGATGCCACGTGTCCTCCGCCCCCTCCACCTCTCATTGCAGCAGGCTTTGAGAGCATGCAGTGTGCTGTCCAAGGCCCCTCTCTGTACCGCAACCAGACTTACAACAAACTGCAGAATGTTCAGACACACTCATATGCCAACAGGACCGGCCACCCTCTGGTCCCCGGTGCTGCCCAAGGAGCCACCTGCTGTCAGTTGGTGTCTACGGTCAACTTGGCCACAGCCAAAGACTCTAAGGCAGTGGTCACCTGTGTTGTTATAGTGTTCTCTGTGCTGTTGTGCTGCTTGCCAATGGGGGTTTCACTGGCACAGGACGTTTTGTCACCAGAAAGCAGCTTTGCACATTACCAGTTTGAACTGTGTGGCTTTGTGCTCATTTTTCTCAAGTCGGGCATCAATCCCTTTGTGTACTCGCGCAACAGCGCGGGCCTCCGCCGCCGCGTGCTGTGCTGTATTCAGTGGGCGGCGCTGGGCTTTCTCTGTTGCAAGCAAAAGACTCGTCTGCATGCGATGGGGAAGGGCAGCCTGGAAGTCAATCGCAATAAATCCTCCCATCATGAAACCAACTCGGCCTACGTGCTGTCTCCCAAGCCACAGAGGAGGCTAGTGGACCAGGCCTGTGGGCCCAGTCACTCCAGGGATTGCGTTGGTAGTCCAAGGGCCACAGGTGCTCGCAAACCTCGCCCCCCCAGCACCTCTACACCCATCAACACCCGCATTGAGCCCTACTACAGCATATACAACAGCAGTCCCTCTGCAGGGCCCAGCTCCCCCACCAGCCTGCAGCCTGTCAGCTCTCAGACATTTGCCTTTGCCAAGTCATATGTAGCCATGCACTACCACACTCACCAAGATGCACTGCAAGACTTTGAGAGCACCTCAGTGCACCAGATTCCCATTCCCTCAGTCTGA